The following are encoded together in the Daucus carota subsp. sativus chromosome 5, DH1 v3.0, whole genome shotgun sequence genome:
- the LOC108221592 gene encoding subtilisin-like protease SBT4.3, with translation MAWAQLLCFLCLVYLSAFVCNCHEEKKVHVVYMGDLPQGGESLQSTHHNILHDVLGSHSLAKEALLHSYQRSFNGFVAKLADAEVAKLRAAKGVVSVFPNRRLQLHTTRSWDFLGLPRSDPLKPTEGNVIVGMLDTGLWPESKSFQDESLGAPPSKWKGTCQATNFTCNNKVIGGRYYDIANMSVPGADIRSPRDAEGHGSHTSSTVAGQEVQNASFYGIGEGIARGGVPSARIAVYKVCWSFGCNDVDILAAFDDAIADGVDILSVSLGSNTATPYDKDSISIGSFHAMKKGILTSCAAGNSGPYRRMVSNYYPWALTVAASTMDRKLVTKVVLGDGQTFVGTSLNGFTPNATAFPLVYSGDVNNVTFGVGPEMSKLCLWGTLSSKAEGGIVLCDVTYDGAAARMAGAAGIIMPISYFETAFAFSVPAVLISYEDHAKLFDYIRTTETPIATILHTEEFKDVMAPLVAAFSSRGPNPISPEILKPDITAPGANILAAWSPLALASLDIFDSRRVDYNIISGTSMACPHATGAAAYVKASHPDWSPAAIKSALMTTATIMDPRKNADAEFAYGSGQINPMKAVDPGLVFDASESDYVDFLCNEGYNTSLVRLISGDSSNCSTPGKTWDLNYPSFALSLLDGEEVSASYTRTVTNVGCPNSTYSYEAFLPPSFNVTVEPEVLTFTEVGEKKSFTLNIVGPPMVQVPIVSGSLVWTDGNYTIRSPIVIFNDMPTSFLTSTESTQKQNSLVKKVLELPQGQKYMNKLQPVPMTRITVPGKYLA, from the exons ATGGCCTGGGCGCAGCTTCTTTGTTTTCTGTGCCTCGTATATCTTTCAGCTTTTGTCTGCAATTGTCATGAAGAGAAGAAG GTTCATGTTGTATACATGGGAGATCTTCCGCAGGGAGGGGAGTCGCTTCAATCCACGCATCACAACATCCTTCACGACGTCCTAGGAAG TCATTCTTTGGCCAAGGAAGCACTACTACACAGTTACCAGAGGAGCTTCAATGGATTTGTAGCCAAACTTGCAGATGCTGAGGTAGCAAAGCTTAGAG CTGCGAAGGGAGTGGTATCTGTGTTTCCTAACAGGAGGCTCCAACTTCATACAACAAGATCATGGGATTTCTTGGGTCTACCTAGATCCGATCCTTTAAAGCCTACTGAAGGAAACGTGATTGTGGGGATGCTCGATACAG GTTTGTGGCCAGAGAGTAAGAGTTTCCAAGATGAAAGCCTCGGTGCACCTCCTTCGAAATGGAAAGGAACTTGCCAAGCAACCAATTTTACATGCAACAA CAAGGTCATTGGGGGGCGATACTATGATATTGCAAACATGTCCGTTCCTGGTGCTGACATCAGATCACCAAGAGACGCAGAAGGGCACGGAAGTCACACCTCGTCAACTGTTGCTGGTCAAGAAGTGCAAAATGCAAGTTTTTACGGCATTGGAGAAGGCATTGCAAGAGGTGGAGTTCCCAGTGCAAGGATTGCAGTGTATAAAGTATGCTGGTCCTTCGGCTGTAATGATGTCGATATCTTAGCAGCCTTTGATGATGCAATTGCTGATGGTGTTGACATCTTATCTGTATCACTTGGTAGTAATACAGCAACACCATACGATAAAGATTCAATTTCTATCGGGTCTTTCCATGCCATGAAAAAGGGGATCTTGACCTCTTGTGCGGCTGGAAATAGTGGTCCATATCGGAGAATGGTCTCAAATTACTACCCTTGGGCACTGACGGTTGCAGCAAGCACCATGGACAGGAAACTTGTCACGAAAGTCGTGCTTGGGGATGGACAGACCTTTGTG GGGACTTCACTCAATGGTTTCACTCCCAATGCCACCGCGTTTCCATTGGTATATTCTGGAGACGTGAACAATGTAACTTTTGGGGTTGGCCCGGAGATGTCAAAGCTGTGTTTGTGGGGTACTCTTAGTAGTAAAGCCGAAGGGGGAATCGTTCTCTGTGATGTTACCTATGATGGTGCAGCAGCTCGCATGGCTGGTGCAGCGGGTATTATCATGCCAATTTCATACTTTGAGACTGCGTTCGCTTTTTCTGTACCAGCAGTTTTGATCAGTTATGAAGATCACGCCAAGTTATTTGATTACATAAGGACTACAGA AACACCAATTGCTACAATTCTCCACACTGAAGAATTCAAAGATGTCATGGCTCCTCTTGTCGCGGCATTTTCATCAAGAGGACCAAACCCTATCAGTCCAGAAATCCTCAAG cCCGACATAACAGCACCTGGGGCTAACATTCTTGCGGCATGGTCTCCTCTTGCACTCGCTTCATTAGATATATTTGATAGTAGGAGAGTTGATTACAACATAATTTCTGGAACATCCATGGCTTGTCCCCATGCTACTGGCGCTGCTGCATACGTTAAGGCTTCCCACCCGGACTGGTCTCCAGCAGCAATCAAGTCGGCCTTAATGACTACAG CAACCATTATGGACCCAAGGAAGAATGCTGATGCGGAATTTGCATACGGTTCTGGCCAAATTAACCCAATGAAGGCCGTTGATCCTGGTCTTGTGTTTGATGCATCAGAATCAGATTATGTAGATTTCTTATGCAATGAAGGTTACAACACCAGTCTAGTAAGACTCATCTCTGGTGATTCTAGCAATTGCTCAACACCTGGCAAAACATGGGACTTGAATTACCCATCTTTCGCTCTCTCTTTATTAGATGGAGAAGAAGTGAGTGCCTCATACACAAGGACTGTTACCAATGTGGGATGTCCAAATTCTACTTACAGTTATGAAGCCTTTTTGCCACCATCCTTTAATGTGACTGTTGAACCTGAAGTGTTAACATTTACTGAAGTTGGAGAGAAGAAATCATTTACGTTGAATATTGTTGGACCGCCAATGGTGCAAGTGCCAATTGTTTCAGGCTCACTGGTGTGGACAGATGGGAACTACACCATCAGAAGCCCGATAGTGATTTTCAACGACATGCCTACAAGCTTTCTCACTTCAACTGAAAGCACACAGAAGCAAAATTCATTAGTGAAGAAGGTGCTTGAGCTACCACAGGGGCAAAAGTATATGAACAAACTACAACCTGTCCCTATGACTAGAATTACTGTCCCAGGAAAATATCTAGCTTGA
- the LOC108224146 gene encoding uncharacterized protein LOC108224146 isoform X1 yields the protein MEVLPQDCIAHVLSRTSPQDACQAALISQSMKDVANSDSIWEAFLPPDYREIISRSTPPVSFESKKELFMKLTSPLLIDGGTKTISLDRTTGKKCYMLCARELDITWSDNSLYWSWKHLLQSRFAQVSELVMVCWLEISATINTRMLSANTYYGAFLVVKFANRAFGLDHLASEVLIQVGESKYEGSICLCHTKSPDRIRERSDGWMEIEIGYFHTEDADTGKEVKMRLREVKGVHLKGGLIVEGIECSCCAIMEDEIYEMKNADGTKKSRLTNPGLPWSQWQLLDSILPTGGFAHSFGLEAAIQTRMVCEPEDLKIYVVHLLENTGSLLLPFVYSAFQSPNLQTWYKVDKILNATLTNEVGRKASIAQGSALMRTAASVFTEIPSLKVMRQTSLGTGVVNFHHAPIFGMICGLLGFDSGTTQRAYMFVTLRDIISAATRLNVIGPLGAAVLQHQVAAIAEDLSNKWMDRPLDEACQTSPLLDTVQGCHGYLFSRLFCS from the exons ATGGAAGTTCTGCCACAAGACTGCATTGCGCATGTCCTCTCCCGCACGTCACCTCAGGATGCGTGTCAAGCGGCATTGATCTCACAATCGATGAAAGATGTAGCAAACTCAGATTCTATATGGGAAGCGTTTTTGCCGCCGGATTATCGAGAAATTATCTCAAGGTCAACGCCTCCGGTGTCATTCGAATCGAAGAAAGAGTTGTTTATGAAGCTTACTAGTCCACTCCTTATCGATGGAGGAACAAAG ACGATCTCACTGGACAGAACAACAGGGAAGAAATGTTACATGTTGTGCGCGAGGGAACTCGATATCACCTGGTCAGATAACTCCCTGTACTGGAGCTGGAAGCACTTGCTTCAGTCGAGGTTTGCGCAAGTTAGTGAACTTGTGATGGTCTGCTGGCTAGAGATATCGGCGACAATCAACACTCGAATGTTATCTGCAAATACATATTATGGTGCATTTCTCGTTGTCAAATTTGCCAACAGAGCTTTCGGATTAGACCACCTCGCGTCCGAGGTTTTGATTCAAGTCGGGGAGTCCAAGTACGAGGGAAGTATTTGTTTGTGTCATACCAAATCACCGGACCGTATTCGTGAACGCAGTGATGGATGGATGGAGATTGAGATTGGTTATTTTCACACAGAGGATGCGGATACTGGGAAGGAGGTGAAAATGAGGCTAAGAGAAGTGAAGGGTGTGCACTTGAAAGGGGGGCTTATTGTCGAGGGAATTGAG TGTTCTTGTTGTGCGATAATGGAGGATGAAATATATGAGATGAAAAATGCTGATGGTACCAAAAAGTCTCGATTAACGAACCCTGGTCTACCCTGGAGCCAGTGGCAATTGCTTGATTCTATTCTTCCTACTGGAGGATTTGCTCATTCATTTGGTCTGGAGGCAGCAATTCAAACCCGAATGGTCTGTGAACCTGAAGATCTAAAAATATATGTGGTCCATCTGTTGGAAAATACTGGAAGCCTACTTCTTCCTTTTGTTTATAGTGCATTCCAATCGCCCAATCTCCAAACATGGTATAAGGTTGATAAGATATTGAATGCAACACTTACAAATGAGGTAGGGCGCAAGGCATCAATAGCACAAGGATCAGCTCTGATGAGAACAGCTGCATCTGTCTTTACAGAAATCCCTTCTCTCAAAGTAATGAGACAAACATCATTAGGTACAGGAGTGGTAAATTTTCACCATGCTCCTATCTTTGGGATGATATGTGGACTTCTTGGGTTTGATAGTGGAACAACTCAAAGGGCGTACATGTTTGTGACATTGAGAGATATAATATCTGCCGCGACTAGGTTGAATGTGATAGGACCCCTAGGTGCTGCTGTACTGCAACACCAGGTTGCTGCCATTGCCGaagatttatcaaataaatggATGGATCGACCACTTGATGAAGCATGCCAGACGAGTCCTTTACTTGACACTGTGCAGGGGTGCCATGGCTACTTATTTTCAAGACTGTTCTGCTCTTAA
- the LOC108224146 gene encoding urease accessory protein F isoform X2, producing MEDEIYEMKNADGTKKSRLTNPGLPWSQWQLLDSILPTGGFAHSFGLEAAIQTRMVCEPEDLKIYVVHLLENTGSLLLPFVYSAFQSPNLQTWYKVDKILNATLTNEVGRKASIAQGSALMRTAASVFTEIPSLKVMRQTSLGTGVVNFHHAPIFGMICGLLGFDSGTTQRAYMFVTLRDIISAATRLNVIGPLGAAVLQHQVAAIAEDLSNKWMDRPLDEACQTSPLLDTVQGCHGYLFSRLFCS from the coding sequence ATGGAGGATGAAATATATGAGATGAAAAATGCTGATGGTACCAAAAAGTCTCGATTAACGAACCCTGGTCTACCCTGGAGCCAGTGGCAATTGCTTGATTCTATTCTTCCTACTGGAGGATTTGCTCATTCATTTGGTCTGGAGGCAGCAATTCAAACCCGAATGGTCTGTGAACCTGAAGATCTAAAAATATATGTGGTCCATCTGTTGGAAAATACTGGAAGCCTACTTCTTCCTTTTGTTTATAGTGCATTCCAATCGCCCAATCTCCAAACATGGTATAAGGTTGATAAGATATTGAATGCAACACTTACAAATGAGGTAGGGCGCAAGGCATCAATAGCACAAGGATCAGCTCTGATGAGAACAGCTGCATCTGTCTTTACAGAAATCCCTTCTCTCAAAGTAATGAGACAAACATCATTAGGTACAGGAGTGGTAAATTTTCACCATGCTCCTATCTTTGGGATGATATGTGGACTTCTTGGGTTTGATAGTGGAACAACTCAAAGGGCGTACATGTTTGTGACATTGAGAGATATAATATCTGCCGCGACTAGGTTGAATGTGATAGGACCCCTAGGTGCTGCTGTACTGCAACACCAGGTTGCTGCCATTGCCGaagatttatcaaataaatggATGGATCGACCACTTGATGAAGCATGCCAGACGAGTCCTTTACTTGACACTGTGCAGGGGTGCCATGGCTACTTATTTTCAAGACTGTTCTGCTCTTAA